Proteins co-encoded in one Kribbella solani genomic window:
- a CDS encoding ROK family glucokinase — MALTQALTIGIDIGGTKVAAGVVDPEGNILDRLRRDTPTKDPKETEDAIAEIVHDLESRHDVIAVGIGAAGFVDGTRSSVLFAPHLAWRHEPLRDAVERRLGLPVVVENDANAAAWSEWRFGGGQGESHLVCVTLGTGIGGAILNDGALQRGKFGIAGEFGHMQVVPGGHRCECGNRGCWEQYASGNALTREARELALSGSPVAHNLMRAADGDPRNINGPMVTELAKDGDPVAVELLEDVGRWLGIGLANLAAALDPGTFVIGGGVSDAGELLLAPAREAFKRTLTGRGFRPEARIVRAVLGPEAGMVGAADLAREEATWLRRVRVKTTAVTAKTAAARGRSTRTERAARKSTGRRTGMRAATQEADLHPADANADNEA; from the coding sequence TTGGCTCTGACGCAGGCTTTGACGATCGGGATCGACATCGGCGGCACCAAGGTCGCCGCCGGCGTGGTCGACCCGGAGGGCAACATCCTTGACCGGTTGCGCCGGGACACGCCGACCAAGGACCCGAAGGAGACCGAGGACGCGATCGCCGAGATCGTCCACGACCTGGAGTCCCGGCACGACGTGATCGCGGTCGGGATCGGCGCCGCCGGGTTCGTCGACGGGACCAGGTCGTCGGTGCTGTTCGCGCCGCACCTCGCCTGGCGGCACGAACCGCTCCGGGACGCGGTCGAGCGCCGGCTCGGGCTGCCGGTAGTGGTCGAGAACGACGCGAACGCGGCCGCCTGGTCGGAGTGGCGGTTCGGTGGCGGCCAGGGCGAGAGCCACCTGGTCTGTGTCACCCTCGGGACCGGCATCGGTGGCGCGATCCTGAACGACGGCGCGCTGCAGCGTGGGAAGTTCGGGATCGCGGGCGAGTTCGGGCACATGCAGGTGGTGCCTGGCGGGCATCGGTGCGAATGCGGGAACCGGGGCTGCTGGGAGCAGTACGCGTCGGGTAACGCGCTGACCCGGGAGGCGCGCGAGCTGGCGCTGTCCGGGTCGCCGGTGGCGCACAACCTGATGCGGGCGGCCGACGGTGACCCGCGGAACATCAACGGCCCGATGGTGACCGAGCTGGCGAAGGACGGCGATCCGGTCGCGGTCGAGCTGCTCGAGGACGTCGGGCGCTGGCTCGGGATCGGGCTGGCGAATCTCGCCGCCGCGCTGGACCCGGGGACGTTCGTGATCGGTGGTGGGGTGTCGGACGCGGGTGAGTTGCTGCTGGCGCCGGCGCGGGAGGCGTTCAAGCGGACGCTGACCGGGCGCGGGTTCCGGCCGGAGGCGCGGATCGTGCGCGCGGTGCTCGGTCCCGAGGCCGGGATGGTCGGCGCGGCCGATCTGGCCCGCGAGGAGGCGACCTGGTTGCGGCGTGTCCGGGTCAAGACGACCGCGGTCACGGCGAAGACGGCCGCGGCCCGAGGCCGGTCCACCCGGACGGAACGCGCTGCCCGGAAGAGCACCGGACGGCGTACGGGCATGCGTGCCGCCACCCAGGAAGCCGACCTGCACCCAGCCGACGCCAACGCCGACAACGAAGCATGA
- a CDS encoding endonuclease/exonuclease/phosphatase family protein: MTATPEGEGLPPNTPKGKERVEPRGGFRVLSYNVHRWGDDRVALERVVRGCRPDVMLVQEAPTWWGTRRKRRAMAASFGMRYVAASARNAILVADGIELTGIRGRRTWRPFVRRRLDFIATQLPGGTVGGVVHLGSTRVAVVVCHLGLHPRGRIHELAQILSLCNSFGTPYLLTGDLNEEPDGPIWKRLAEEGLTDLGADAGPTFNSSTPYKRIDGALLSTGPTRTSSRNALPPLTARLRHVPATREDLAAASDHLPMLVELSLSASD; this comes from the coding sequence ATGACAGCAACACCCGAGGGGGAAGGGCTGCCGCCAAATACACCCAAGGGAAAAGAGCGGGTGGAGCCGCGGGGTGGGTTTCGGGTTTTGTCGTACAACGTGCATCGGTGGGGGGATGATCGGGTTGCGTTGGAGCGGGTGGTTCGGGGGTGCCGGCCGGATGTGATGTTGGTGCAGGAGGCGCCGACCTGGTGGGGGACGCGGCGGAAGCGGCGGGCGATGGCGGCGAGCTTCGGGATGCGGTACGTGGCGGCGTCCGCGCGGAACGCGATCCTGGTTGCCGACGGCATCGAACTGACCGGCATCCGCGGCCGCCGTACCTGGCGCCCGTTCGTCCGCCGCCGGCTCGACTTCATCGCCACCCAGCTCCCCGGCGGCACGGTCGGCGGCGTCGTACACCTCGGCTCGACCCGCGTGGCGGTGGTCGTCTGCCACCTCGGCCTGCACCCCCGCGGCCGCATCCACGAACTAGCCCAGATACTGAGCTTGTGCAACTCCTTCGGCACGCCCTACCTACTGACCGGCGACCTGAACGAAGAACCCGACGGCCCGATCTGGAAACGCCTCGCCGAGGAAGGCCTGACCGACCTCGGCGCCGACGCCGGCCCGACCTTCAACTCCAGCACCCCGTACAAACGCATCGACGGCGCCCTGCTCAGCACCGGCCCGACCCGGACCAGCAGCCGGAACGCGTTACCACCGCTGACCGCCCGCCTCCGCCACGTCCCGGCCACCCGCGAGGATCTGGCTGCTGCCTCCGACCACCTCCCGATGCTGGTCGAACTCAGCCTTTCTGCTTCCGATTGA
- a CDS encoding enoyl-CoA hydratase-related protein produces the protein MTELVQLVVADGVATITLNSPHNKNALSQQLTGELLAHLETAGTDDAVRVIVVRSALEVFCSGADLSEATTVGMSVGARRMVDVQRAIVANPKPVVARVAGPVRAGGIGIVAAADVSVAGESASFALTEVRLGLAAATISLTVLPRLTDRAAAYTFLTGNAFDALEAARLGLVTLTVPDAELGTAVGTVLESLLKGVPQGLRETKKLLNRTLLADIDARGNDLAELSAGLFGSPAAQEAMLSFLNRKQKG, from the coding sequence ATGACCGAACTCGTGCAGCTGGTGGTGGCCGACGGCGTGGCGACGATCACGCTCAACTCGCCGCACAACAAGAACGCCCTCTCGCAGCAACTGACCGGTGAGCTGCTCGCGCACCTGGAGACGGCGGGTACGGACGACGCGGTGCGGGTGATCGTGGTGCGGTCCGCGCTGGAGGTGTTCTGTTCGGGCGCCGACCTGTCCGAGGCGACCACGGTCGGGATGAGCGTCGGCGCGCGGCGGATGGTCGACGTCCAGCGGGCGATCGTGGCGAACCCGAAGCCGGTGGTCGCGCGGGTCGCCGGTCCCGTCCGCGCCGGTGGGATCGGGATCGTCGCGGCGGCCGACGTCAGCGTGGCCGGTGAGAGCGCGTCGTTCGCGTTGACGGAGGTCCGGCTGGGGCTCGCGGCGGCGACGATCTCGCTGACCGTACTACCGCGGCTGACCGATCGCGCGGCCGCGTACACGTTCCTCACCGGCAACGCGTTCGACGCTCTGGAGGCGGCGCGCCTCGGCCTGGTCACGCTCACCGTGCCCGACGCTGAGCTCGGCACCGCCGTCGGTACGGTGCTGGAATCCCTCCTGAAGGGCGTTCCGCAGGGGTTGCGGGAGACCAAGAAGCTGCTGAACCGTACGCTGCTTGCCGACATCGATGCCCGTGGCAACGACCTCGCCGAGCTGTCGGCCGGGCTGTTCGGCTCCCCTGCCGCTCAGGAAGCCATGCTTTCCTTCCTCAATCGGAAGCAGAAAGGCTGA
- a CDS encoding ROK family glucokinase — MGLTIGIDVGGTKIAAGVVGEDGRIGVRTHRDTPASSVDATADAICDAAAELIAGHDVEAVGIGAAGFVSADRSTVLFAPNLAWRDEPLGARVAAKLNVPVVVENDANAAAWGEFAFGAAKNVEHMVCITVGTGIGGGVVIDGELLRGAHGVAAELGHMRVVPGGHRCGCGARGCLEQYASGTALVREGRAQAESGSLAAAQMLSVCGISDPAQLTGPMITEAAMAGDPCAVELLEDLGRWLGEGLASLATMFDPTQIVIGGGVSAAKGLLMKSAQAAFEKNLPARSNRPHAEFTLAELGNDAGLIGAADLARHPAATTPEPHQ, encoded by the coding sequence ATGGGACTGACGATCGGCATCGATGTCGGCGGTACGAAGATCGCGGCCGGCGTGGTCGGCGAGGACGGCCGGATCGGCGTCCGGACGCACCGCGACACCCCGGCGAGCTCGGTGGACGCGACCGCGGACGCGATCTGCGACGCGGCCGCCGAACTGATCGCCGGCCACGACGTGGAAGCGGTCGGGATCGGCGCCGCCGGGTTCGTCTCCGCGGACCGCTCGACCGTACTGTTCGCGCCGAACCTGGCCTGGCGGGACGAGCCGCTGGGCGCCCGGGTGGCGGCGAAACTGAACGTTCCGGTCGTGGTCGAGAACGACGCGAACGCGGCCGCCTGGGGCGAGTTCGCGTTCGGCGCGGCCAAGAACGTCGAGCACATGGTGTGCATCACTGTCGGTACGGGCATCGGTGGCGGCGTGGTGATCGACGGTGAGCTGCTGCGCGGCGCGCACGGTGTCGCGGCCGAGCTCGGGCACATGCGCGTCGTACCCGGCGGGCATCGCTGCGGGTGCGGAGCGCGCGGCTGCCTGGAGCAGTACGCGTCCGGTACGGCGCTGGTCCGTGAAGGCCGCGCCCAGGCCGAATCGGGATCGCTGGCGGCCGCGCAGATGCTGAGCGTGTGCGGGATCTCCGACCCGGCGCAACTGACCGGACCGATGATCACCGAGGCCGCGATGGCCGGCGACCCGTGCGCGGTCGAGCTGCTCGAGGATCTGGGCCGCTGGCTCGGCGAGGGGCTGGCCAGCCTGGCGACCATGTTCGACCCGACCCAGATCGTCATCGGCGGCGGGGTCAGCGCGGCGAAGGGACTGCTGATGAAGTCGGCGCAGGCAGCGTTCGAGAAGAACCTGCCGGCCAGGTCGAACCGGCCACACGCCGAGTTCACCCTCGCCGAACTCGGCAACGACGCCGGCCTGATCGGCGCCGCCGACCTGGCCCGCCACCCAGCCGCCACCACCCCGGAGCCCCACCAGTGA
- a CDS encoding TRC40/GET3/ArsA family transport-energizing ATPase: MTRVLLYTGKGGVGKTTSAAGTATLAALRGLRTLVLSTDAAHSLSDAFDSQVGPEPTEIDDLLFVQQIDAQRKFERSWGDIQAYLRSVLHMVGVDPIEAEELTVLPGAAEVLALLEVRDHVRSGRWDVIVVDCAPTAETLRLLALPEALNWYLDRIFNAERKMMRTFRPFLSRGSSLPMPDDTVFDALRRLQNDLADIRTLLAGPDASVRLVLTPEAVVVAEARRSLTRLSLYGYRVDGVVANRVFPAAGADTWRRQWVAAQRGILEEVADSFRPLPIWESPYRVCEPVGVEELAAFAVEMYGGDDPFARATDETSLWVDRHIDTDGRTYTLTMPLPLASADELELARHGDELIITVGSYRRVLPLPAALARGVVAGARLDDGRLQVRFAPRETARPVPAAEVPSGAGPLESAQELAQGLTAEYHEQLARREAALGKAP, from the coding sequence GTGACACGGGTTCTGCTGTACACGGGTAAAGGCGGCGTCGGGAAGACCACTTCGGCCGCGGGGACCGCGACGCTGGCGGCGTTGCGGGGGTTGCGGACGCTGGTGCTGTCGACGGACGCGGCGCATTCGCTGTCGGACGCGTTCGACTCGCAGGTCGGGCCGGAGCCGACCGAGATCGACGATCTGCTGTTCGTCCAGCAGATCGACGCGCAGCGCAAGTTCGAGCGGTCCTGGGGCGACATCCAGGCGTACCTGCGGTCGGTGCTGCACATGGTCGGGGTGGACCCGATCGAGGCCGAGGAGCTGACCGTACTGCCCGGCGCCGCGGAGGTGCTCGCGCTGCTCGAGGTTCGCGACCACGTCCGGTCCGGCCGCTGGGACGTGATCGTGGTCGACTGCGCGCCGACCGCGGAGACGCTGCGGCTGCTCGCGCTGCCCGAGGCCCTGAACTGGTACCTGGACCGGATCTTCAACGCCGAGCGGAAGATGATGCGGACGTTCCGGCCGTTCCTGAGCCGCGGGTCGAGTCTCCCGATGCCGGACGACACCGTCTTCGACGCGCTCCGCCGGCTGCAGAACGATCTCGCCGACATCCGTACGCTGCTGGCCGGGCCGGACGCCTCGGTGCGGCTGGTGCTGACGCCGGAGGCGGTCGTGGTGGCCGAGGCGCGGCGGTCGCTGACCCGCCTGTCCCTGTACGGCTACCGCGTCGACGGCGTCGTGGCGAACCGGGTGTTCCCGGCCGCCGGCGCCGACACCTGGCGCCGGCAGTGGGTCGCCGCGCAGCGCGGCATCCTCGAAGAAGTGGCGGACTCGTTCCGCCCACTGCCGATCTGGGAGTCGCCGTACCGGGTCTGTGAGCCGGTCGGCGTCGAGGAGCTGGCCGCGTTCGCGGTCGAGATGTACGGCGGTGACGACCCGTTCGCGCGGGCCACCGACGAAACTTCGCTCTGGGTCGACCGGCACATCGACACCGACGGGCGGACGTACACGCTGACGATGCCGTTGCCCTTGGCATCGGCCGACGAGCTGGAGCTGGCCCGGCATGGCGACGAGCTGATCATCACGGTCGGCTCGTACCGGCGGGTGCTGCCGCTGCCGGCGGCGCTGGCGCGCGGTGTGGTCGCGGGCGCCCGGCTGGACGACGGCCGCCTGCAGGTCCGGTTCGCGCCACGTGAGACAGCGCGTCCCGTACCGGCGGCCGAGGTGCCGAGCGGAGCGGGTCCGCTGGAGTCGGCGCAGGAGCTGGCGCAGGGCCTGACCGCCGAGTACCACGAACAGCTGGCCCGCCGTGAAGCCGCGCTCGGGAAGGCTCCATGA
- a CDS encoding AMP-dependent synthetase/ligase has translation MREYTVPAVTEPPAGSLSDPVWANASSHPGTAVFSRRTGAGSGATWTDVTAAEFAEQVTGVAKGLMAAGVKHGERVALLSPTRYEWTLIDYAIWSIGAVTVPIYETSSPSQVQWILSDSEAVVAVVENATHGAVVESARTESPALREVWQIEAGAVDELTALGQEITDAEFDKRRSAVTPDDLATLIYTSGTTGRPKGCRLTHANFMEELNPAVKILDNLFDTTGASTLLFLPLAHVFARIIQVGCVMKRVKVAHSADVKNLVDDLGAFRPTFILSVPRVFEKVYNSAAQKAHADGKGKIFDAAAETAIAYSQALDKGGPSFGLKAKHLLFDRLVFGKLRAVLGGQVQYSVSGGAPLGDKLGHFFRGIGVPVLEGYGLTETTAAVSVNLPDDIRIGTVGRPLPGVTVAVADDGELLFKGGQVMPGYWKNDEATAATIDADGWFHSGDLGEFDVDGFIRITGRKKEILVTAGGKNVAPTLLEDQIRLHPLISQCMVVGDGKPFIAALITIDPETVVPWATERGKPTDVASLTKDPDLLAEVQKAIDEANNSVSHAEAIKKFAVLPTDWTQESGELSLKLSLRRHVVMKNHEPDVEALYAK, from the coding sequence ATGCGTGAGTACACCGTTCCTGCAGTGACCGAGCCGCCCGCCGGTAGCTTGAGCGACCCGGTGTGGGCGAACGCGTCCTCCCATCCTGGCACCGCGGTGTTCAGCCGCCGGACCGGGGCCGGTTCGGGCGCGACCTGGACCGACGTCACGGCCGCCGAGTTCGCCGAGCAGGTCACCGGCGTCGCCAAGGGCCTGATGGCGGCCGGGGTCAAGCACGGCGAGCGGGTCGCCCTGCTCAGCCCGACCCGGTACGAGTGGACGCTGATCGACTACGCGATCTGGAGCATCGGCGCGGTCACCGTACCGATCTACGAGACCTCCTCGCCCTCGCAGGTGCAGTGGATTCTGAGCGACTCCGAGGCAGTCGTCGCCGTGGTCGAGAACGCGACCCACGGCGCGGTGGTGGAGTCCGCCCGGACCGAGTCGCCGGCGCTGCGGGAGGTCTGGCAGATCGAGGCGGGCGCGGTCGACGAACTGACCGCGCTGGGTCAGGAGATCACCGACGCCGAGTTCGACAAGCGCCGGTCCGCGGTCACTCCGGACGATCTGGCCACGCTGATCTACACCTCCGGCACGACCGGCCGGCCGAAGGGCTGCCGGCTCACCCACGCGAACTTCATGGAAGAGCTCAACCCGGCCGTCAAGATCCTGGACAACCTCTTCGACACCACCGGCGCCAGCACGTTGCTGTTCCTGCCGCTCGCGCACGTGTTCGCCCGGATCATCCAGGTCGGCTGCGTGATGAAGCGGGTCAAGGTCGCCCACAGCGCGGACGTGAAGAACCTGGTCGACGACCTGGGCGCGTTCCGGCCGACGTTCATCCTGAGCGTGCCGCGGGTGTTCGAGAAGGTGTACAACTCGGCCGCGCAGAAGGCACACGCGGACGGCAAGGGCAAGATCTTCGACGCCGCCGCGGAGACCGCGATCGCGTACTCGCAGGCGCTGGACAAGGGCGGCCCGTCGTTCGGCCTGAAGGCCAAGCACCTGCTGTTCGACCGGTTGGTGTTCGGCAAGCTGCGCGCGGTCCTCGGCGGCCAGGTGCAGTACTCGGTGTCCGGCGGCGCGCCGCTCGGCGACAAACTCGGCCACTTCTTCCGCGGCATCGGCGTACCCGTACTCGAGGGGTACGGGCTGACCGAGACCACCGCCGCGGTGTCGGTGAACCTGCCTGACGACATCCGGATCGGTACCGTCGGCCGGCCGCTTCCCGGCGTCACCGTCGCGGTCGCGGACGACGGCGAACTGCTGTTCAAGGGCGGCCAGGTGATGCCCGGGTACTGGAAGAACGACGAGGCGACGGCTGCCACGATCGACGCCGACGGCTGGTTCCACAGCGGCGACCTGGGCGAGTTCGACGTCGACGGATTCATCCGGATCACCGGCCGGAAGAAGGAGATCCTGGTGACGGCAGGCGGCAAGAACGTCGCGCCGACGCTGCTCGAGGACCAGATCCGGCTGCACCCGCTGATCAGCCAGTGCATGGTCGTCGGCGACGGCAAGCCGTTCATCGCCGCGCTGATCACGATCGACCCGGAGACCGTGGTGCCGTGGGCGACCGAACGCGGCAAGCCGACCGACGTCGCGTCGCTGACCAAGGACCCGGACCTGCTTGCCGAGGTACAGAAGGCGATCGACGAGGCCAACAACTCGGTGTCGCACGCCGAGGCGATCAAAAAGTTCGCCGTCCTCCCGACCGACTGGACGCAGGAATCCGGCGAGCTCTCCCTCAAACTCTCCCTGCGCCGGCACGTGGTGATGAAGAACCACGAACCCGACGTCGAGGCCCTGTACGCCAAGTAG
- a CDS encoding YybH family protein: MIEDFATFLRRFEEANTAFVNGDPSLWMPLVSHSEQSSIFGGFGGQEIGWSQIGPRYEWASEQFRELGAKVEFEYLVKHVGADTAYTVAIERCTVQHRTQPEPVPHVLRATMIFRLEAGTWKITHRHADPLNPKSAPSGP, translated from the coding sequence ATGATCGAGGATTTCGCCACGTTCCTGCGCCGTTTCGAGGAGGCGAACACCGCGTTCGTGAACGGTGACCCGTCGTTGTGGATGCCGTTGGTGTCACACAGCGAACAGAGCTCGATCTTCGGCGGGTTCGGCGGGCAGGAGATCGGCTGGTCGCAGATCGGGCCGCGGTACGAGTGGGCATCGGAACAGTTCCGCGAGCTCGGGGCGAAGGTCGAGTTCGAGTACCTGGTGAAGCACGTCGGCGCCGACACCGCGTACACGGTCGCGATCGAACGCTGCACGGTTCAGCACCGCACCCAGCCCGAGCCGGTCCCGCACGTACTCCGCGCCACGATGATCTTCCGCCTCGAAGCCGGCACCTGGAAAATCACCCACCGCCACGCCGACCCCCTCAACCCAAAGTCAGCCCCCTCCGGCCCGTGA
- a CDS encoding TIGR00300 family protein, whose amino-acid sequence MQVTETVEITGHLMDSGLLSRVLDDIRGYGGEYTLDKFDLGYDKDDPSTVRMTVGAEDEESLQRLLMRIQTKGANLVDPGTPEITEVTQDGVFPDGFYSTTNLPTSVRLGGHWVQVRNPEMDCGLLVDGDVVRTIPMSDVRAGMRIITSAQGVRVTPPIVVNTEEGFGFMESDVSSEKPQRVLVKQVADGMREAKANGQKVLWVGGPGIVHTGAAPAMVAIVEAGYVDVLFAGNALATHDIESSLYGTSLGVDLARGRGVEHGHEHHIRAINTIRKAGSIADAVQQGVLTSGVMHALVRNGKSFVLVGSVRDDGPLPDVYTDVLEGQRAMRAELDGVGYCLMAATMLHSVATGNILPASIPLTCVDINPATVTKLADRGSSQARGIVTDVGLFVEHLARELSPEYAAGK is encoded by the coding sequence GTGCAGGTCACCGAGACCGTCGAGATCACCGGCCACCTGATGGACTCCGGGCTGCTGTCCCGGGTCCTCGACGACATCCGCGGGTACGGCGGCGAGTACACGCTCGACAAGTTCGACCTCGGCTACGACAAGGACGATCCGTCCACCGTCCGGATGACCGTCGGCGCCGAGGACGAGGAATCGCTGCAGCGGCTGCTGATGCGCATCCAGACCAAGGGCGCGAACCTGGTCGACCCCGGCACGCCGGAGATCACCGAGGTGACCCAGGACGGCGTGTTCCCGGACGGGTTCTACTCGACCACGAACCTGCCGACCAGCGTACGGCTCGGCGGCCACTGGGTGCAGGTGCGGAACCCGGAGATGGACTGCGGCCTGCTCGTCGACGGTGACGTCGTCCGCACCATCCCGATGTCGGACGTACGCGCCGGGATGCGGATCATCACCAGCGCGCAGGGCGTCCGCGTCACGCCGCCGATCGTGGTGAACACCGAGGAAGGGTTCGGCTTCATGGAGTCGGACGTGTCGTCGGAGAAACCGCAGCGGGTACTGGTCAAGCAGGTCGCGGACGGGATGCGCGAAGCGAAGGCGAACGGGCAGAAGGTGCTCTGGGTCGGCGGCCCGGGCATCGTCCACACCGGCGCCGCGCCGGCCATGGTCGCGATCGTCGAAGCCGGGTACGTGGATGTGCTCTTCGCCGGGAACGCACTTGCCACGCACGACATCGAGTCGTCGCTGTACGGCACGTCGCTGGGCGTCGACCTGGCCCGTGGACGTGGCGTCGAGCATGGTCACGAGCACCACATCCGGGCGATCAACACGATCCGCAAGGCCGGGTCGATCGCGGACGCGGTCCAGCAGGGCGTACTGACGTCGGGCGTGATGCACGCGCTGGTACGGAACGGGAAGTCGTTCGTCCTGGTCGGATCGGTGCGCGACGACGGGCCGCTGCCGGACGTGTACACCGACGTGCTCGAAGGGCAGCGCGCGATGCGGGCCGAGCTGGACGGCGTCGGCTACTGCCTGATGGCCGCGACCATGCTGCACTCGGTTGCTACCGGCAACATTCTGCCGGCGTCGATTCCGCTGACCTGCGTGGACATCAACCCGGCGACGGTGACCAAACTCGCCGACCGCGGCTCGTCCCAGGCCCGCGGCATCGTCACCGACGTCGGCCTGTTCGTCGAACACCTGGCCCGCGAGCTGTCCCCGGAGTACGCCGCCGGGAAGTGA
- a CDS encoding ABC transporter ATP-binding protein has protein sequence MIKSLGAGGRGPIVEVSGLRKAYGDRVVVDEVSFAVDEGEIFGILGPNGAGKTTTVECVEGLRIPDGGRIRVAGLDPVADHAAVTQVLGAQLQESELQAKLTVREALELYAALYPNPADWRPLAERLGLTSHLKTRFGVLSGGQKQRLFIALALIGNPRVVVLDELTTGLDPRARRDTWEIVEDIRDRGVTVLLVTHFMAEAQRLCDRIALIDRGRITALDTPQGLISRTAGATIISFTPSAPLDDEDLAALPALASIEDKDGRLTLGGSDETVTALLSLLARHRITAHQLRVTDATLDDAFLDLTGATK, from the coding sequence ATGATCAAGAGTCTCGGGGCCGGCGGACGTGGGCCGATCGTCGAAGTCAGCGGGTTGCGCAAGGCGTACGGCGACAGGGTCGTCGTGGACGAGGTTTCGTTCGCCGTGGACGAAGGCGAGATCTTCGGGATTCTCGGGCCGAACGGGGCCGGGAAGACGACCACGGTCGAATGCGTCGAAGGGCTGCGGATTCCCGACGGCGGGCGGATCCGGGTTGCCGGGCTGGACCCGGTCGCGGACCACGCCGCGGTCACCCAGGTGCTCGGCGCCCAGTTGCAGGAGAGTGAGCTGCAGGCGAAGCTCACTGTCCGGGAGGCGCTGGAGCTGTACGCGGCCTTGTACCCGAACCCGGCGGACTGGCGGCCGCTGGCCGAACGCCTCGGCCTGACGAGTCACCTGAAGACGCGATTCGGCGTACTGAGCGGTGGCCAGAAGCAGCGCCTGTTCATCGCGCTCGCATTGATCGGCAACCCGCGAGTGGTCGTGCTGGACGAGTTGACCACCGGCCTCGACCCGCGCGCCCGGCGCGACACCTGGGAGATCGTGGAGGACATCCGCGACCGCGGGGTCACGGTCCTGCTGGTCACCCATTTCATGGCGGAAGCGCAGCGGCTGTGCGACCGGATCGCGCTGATCGACAGGGGCCGGATCACCGCGCTGGACACCCCGCAGGGCCTGATCAGCCGGACGGCGGGCGCGACGATCATCTCGTTCACCCCGTCGGCACCGCTGGACGACGAGGACCTGGCCGCGTTGCCGGCGCTCGCCTCGATCGAGGACAAGGACGGCCGCCTCACCCTCGGCGGCTCCGACGAAACCGTCACCGCGCTGCTGTCGTTGCTCGCTCGCCATCGCATCACCGCGCATCAACTCCGCGTCACGGACGCGACTCTCGACGATGCCTTCCTCGACCTGACCGGAGCCACCAAATGA
- a CDS encoding polyketide cyclase / dehydrase and lipid transport: protein MPTLDISCDDFVVADPAYVAERLGTDTLWREWWPELTLTPTERRGAKGVRWAVTGAAIGTAEWWLEPVRDGVVVHWYLRVDPARPVRGRALARLKERYVAAYRERIWRFKDAAEAGRAAGERRVQADPAIVSGEGSTPGAQELPGKTTGPANTHSSRPS, encoded by the coding sequence ATGCCCACGCTCGACATCAGTTGCGACGACTTCGTCGTTGCTGATCCAGCCTACGTCGCCGAGCGGCTCGGTACGGACACCCTGTGGCGTGAATGGTGGCCGGAACTCACCCTGACCCCCACCGAGCGGCGTGGCGCGAAGGGGGTGCGGTGGGCCGTCACGGGCGCCGCGATCGGTACGGCCGAGTGGTGGCTGGAGCCGGTCCGCGACGGCGTGGTCGTGCACTGGTACCTGCGGGTCGACCCGGCCAGGCCGGTCCGTGGGCGGGCGCTGGCCCGGCTGAAGGAACGGTACGTCGCGGCGTACCGGGAGCGGATCTGGCGGTTCAAGGACGCGGCCGAAGCGGGCCGGGCGGCAGGCGAACGCCGTGTCCAAGCCGATCCCGCGATAGTCTCCGGGGAGGGCAGTACGCCCGGCGCGCAGGAGTTACCAGGTAAGACAACAGGCCCGGCCAACACGCACAGCAGTCGTCCCAGCTAA
- a CDS encoding SRPBCC family protein: MAEQTTSTIVVNATPKEIMAVIADFAAYPEWADSMRETEVLSTDEAGRPNRVRFKVDAGAISDEYTLAYVWSRNEVTWTLVEAKMVKGMDGAYVLRDLGTENGGGTEVTYRLAVDVAIPMIGMLKRKAEKVIIDTALKGLKKRVES, encoded by the coding sequence ATGGCGGAACAGACCACCTCGACGATCGTCGTGAACGCGACCCCCAAAGAGATCATGGCGGTGATCGCGGACTTCGCGGCGTACCCGGAGTGGGCCGATTCGATGCGGGAGACCGAGGTGCTGTCCACCGACGAGGCCGGCCGGCCCAATCGGGTACGGTTCAAGGTCGACGCCGGGGCGATCTCCGACGAGTACACGCTGGCCTACGTCTGGTCCCGGAACGAGGTGACCTGGACGCTGGTCGAGGCGAAGATGGTGAAGGGGATGGACGGCGCGTATGTGCTCCGCGACCTGGGCACGGAGAACGGTGGGGGGACCGAGGTGACGTACCGGCTGGCGGTGGACGTGGCGATCCCGATGATCGGCATGCTGAAACGCAAGGCAGAAAAGGTAATCATCGACACCGCCCTGAAGGGCCTCAAGAAGCGCGTCGAGTCGTGA